ATCTTCTCTATAAATAACAAAGCCATTTGGCTGAATGATCAATCGATTATCGGAAATACTCCCAAGACTGATCAGATCTGCCTGTCCTCTTTCTAAGACAAAATCTTTCTTGGAGTGGTTAAAGTAGGCTTTGAGCATGTTACCTTCATGCTGCCATTCTACTGCTACCACATCCGGTTCAACCTCTTCCAAGCTACCCTTACCATACTGAATCATGCCCGCTACTTCTTTTCGTACTTGGATCAAGTCCTTCATAAAGTTCAACATGTCATTGTCTGCTGACACGCGCTCCCAAGGCATGACACGGCGGCAATCTGGGTCTGGACCACCAATAAGGGCTAGCTCCGTTCCATAATAGATACAGGGCGTACCCCGTTGCAGATAAAGGAAGGCGAGAGCGGATTTGACGGACTGGAGATCACCTTTGGCCGTCGTCAGGATGCGCTCGGTATCATGCGAGTCCAAGAGATTAAACATAACCTCAGAGATCTGCTGCCTGTAATACATAGACTGGCTATTGATTTCCCAAATGAAGCGCTGGGTCTCCTTATGCCCTCGCAGGAAATAATCCTTGATACTTTCAGAGAGCGGGTAATTCATAACCGCATGGAACTCATCGCCATTGAGCCAAGGTTGGGACGAATGCCAGATTTCTCCGAGGATATAGAGGTCCGGTTTCTTGACCAAGACCGCCTTACGGAAATCTCGCCAAAATTGATGGTCGATTTCATTCGCCACATCCAAACGCCAAGCATCGATATCAAACTCTTCAATCCAGTATGTCGCCACCTTCAAGAGATAGTCTTTCACCTCTGGATTAGCCGTATTGAGCTTAGGCATATAGCCTGCAAAGGCAAAAGCATGGTAAGACAAGTTGCGACTATTCCACAGATTTTCTGAGGAGACAGGGAACTCTTTAATATGGAACCAGTCCTTGTAAATCGAATCCTCCCCGTATTTGACCACATCCTGCCATTGGGGTGAATCATAGCCAATATGGTTGAAGACAGCATCCAGCATGATCTTCATCCCACGCGCATGGGCCTCTTTCACTAGCTGGCGGAAGGTCTCCTTATCACCAAAATGCCGATCAATTTCAAAATAGTCAATGGTGTCGTACTTGTGATTGCTCGGAGATTCAAAAATTGGACAAAGGTAGAGCCCTGTAATCCCTAACTCCTGCAAGTAATCTAGGTGATCAATAATCCCTTGTAAATCCCCACCAAAGAAATCCAATATTTGAGAAGCAATTGATGCATCCCAAGGGCGAACGCCTTCCGGAGAAAGGGCTGGATTCCCATTGGCAAAGCGTTCTGGGAAAATTTGGTACCAAACCGTCTGCGCCACCCAATCTGGAACAGCACAACCATCAATCTCATGGATAAAAGGAAGCTTAAAGCCGTTCATGACGAAATCCAGGTTCTCCTTATTATAGGCTACCACACCTCGATCTCCATATAAGACCTTCTGTCCTTTTGTATCTTCTAATTCAAAGAGGTACTGGATCCGAGCATAGCCAACAGATACCGACACTTGCCAGTAATCAAATAGGTCGTCTGTTGTCACCTTGTCCATTTTCTTGGACGCCTCATATAGATCCTCTGCAAAAATAAAAGGATCCCCATAGTGTAAGACAATCCGTTTGATATCTTCTTTCTTGGTCCGGATGCGAATGTGGAGCTGACCGTCCTTATAAAGATAGGCATACTCCGATTCAGGCCTGTGATAAATAGCTGTTAATTCCATCTGTCTAGTCTCCTACGTTACTCTCTTTCTCATCATTTATCAGTTTATGCAAACGATTACATAAAATCATGTACTAGTATACAACTTTATGAAAAGGTTTGCAAGATCTTATAAGAGATAATTTTAGCCTTCTAACTTTTATGATTGTATTGCACACAAAAAGCCCAGTGATTGGGCTTAAAGATTTTTGTTGAAGCAATGACTTTACCTTATAAGCATCACTTTATACTGTTTCCTACTAAAATATACTATAGATCTATATTTCTGTTAATAGTTTATTGAACAGTTGTTCGAGCTTACTAGTATCTCCATAAACTGTTCCATCCATATATAAGTGATAGATATCATCATCTAAACCAATTGAAATTTCACATTCATAACCTTTCATCAAAGCTAAAGAACGGATAACTTCTCGTTGAGTACGACCATTTCCTTCTCGAAATGGGTGAAAATAATTTAGATTATCTAATATCTCAGCTAAACTTTTACAAATCTCAATTTTATTATTTGCGTTAAGTAAATAGTTTGAAAGCAAAGTATTTAAAAATTTTTCTGCCATATCAAAAGACTGAACTGGCATAAAAGCATTTCCACTTTTAGAGATATTTACTTGACGGTATTGACCTGCCCAAGTATACATTCCTTCAAAAAGAAACTTATGAATCTTTAAAATATCTGAAACAGTATTTACTTCAATTGGATTAATAAACAGTTTTAAACTTTGGCTTGCTACTAAACGATATTCTAATTCTCGTGCTTTATTATCATTTTTCTCATTAAATTTATTTATGAGAACAGATGAATGGGGATAGGTGTATAAATTATCAGGGTCTATATAATCATACCCATCATATATTTTTCTGACCATTATCCAACTCCTAATGCCACTGCCTCTTCTCTCAGTCGCTCCACGTCTTCTACCGTGGGATGCCATCCTTCAATCATATTGGTGCTCAGAGCAAACCAGACGCTCTTAAAAACCTTTTTGTTGTCAAAAACCACACCCATAATCATCATTTTTTCTTTATCTACATCTAAGGTCATATTCTACCTCCGTCCTATTATTATAGCATATTTTCAATCATTTTAGTTCTCCTATTTAATACCTACCCTACACAAAAAGCCCAATGATTGGGCTTTCTCATCATCAGAATAACTGATACTCATTCCTTACTCGTATGCCGCTTTCCAAGACTTAGTGCTTGCTCTTCTGACATTTGAACAACCTTAGAAAAATTAGTATTGCGAGGCATGCTGTCTAAAGAATACCAATAAACTTCCGCACTCCCATTTCTGGCTACATAAACTACTGGAGCCAGTTGACGAGTTGGCGCTGCAGGCTCTACAGGTTGAACTGGCTGTGCAGGTACTGCTGGCTGACTCGGTTGAGGGGCTTGACTTGGTTGCGTCTCTACAGAAGGACTAGCAGGTTGTGGTTGACTACTTGGTTCTGTCGGCACTAAAGATGGCTTGGCAGTTCCCTTCAGATAGTCAATGGTCGCATTCTTAGAGTAGTTGTCCAAGGTAACGGTGGTAATCCCATAAGCATCTACTGACTCTTTGGGACTACTTAAATTGATTGGTAGAAGGTTGCCATCTCGATCAATTCCTACATATTGCAAGGTCACCTGCCGAGGAATTAATTCATCACCAGTATAGACCGGAGTCACCTTGTAGTCCAGCCAATAATTGGGGTGGGTGGCTAGCCAGCTATCGAGTCGTTTCTCGTAGTAGAGCATGCCCTCCACATTGCTATCCGCTGTTCCTTTATAATTCCCCGTATTGGTCCAGGCAGTTAGAGGAACCAGATTTTTCCCTTCATTAGACAAGCCACTAAACTGATAGCCGATCAAATGCCCTCTATGGAACAACCAGGCCTTCTTCCCTTTGTTTCCATAGGACAGCTTATAATTATGCCAGCCAACTGGATTGTAGGTAAGCCGTGGCTCTCTTTTCTGCTTTGGTTCATCCTTGTCCTGCAGCTGAATATGAGCGGAGGTCGCACGACCCAAATGATCAAAATCCCCCAGTACTAGCTACTTATCGCCATTAAAAGGCAGTAGATGAAGACTCTGGTAATCGAGTCCAGTTTGCTCAGCTTGAGCCCCTTGAACAACGACCAAGGACATAAAAACCGATACTATCGCAACAATAACATTTTTCAAAAACCGTTTTGTAACCATGATTGAAACTCCCACATTTCTATCTAGTGATATTATAGCAGAAAAAAGCGGTTACAAAAAGATATTTTTTCAATAACTCTTGTTCATGACCTTACGTAACGATGTATAATAGGTATGAGGAGGTGGGTAATAAT
The DNA window shown above is from Streptococcus sp. S1 and carries:
- a CDS encoding Fic/DOC family protein is translated as MVRKIYDGYDYIDPDNLYTYPHSSVLINKFNEKNDNKARELEYRLVASQSLKLFINPIEVNTVSDILKIHKFLFEGMYTWAGQYRQVNISKSGNAFMPVQSFDMAEKFLNTLLSNYLLNANNKIEICKSLAEILDNLNYFHPFREGNGRTQREVIRSLALMKGYECEISIGLDDDIYHLYMDGTVYGDTSKLEQLFNKLLTEI
- a CDS encoding glycoside hydrolase family 13 protein yields the protein MELTAIYHRPESEYAYLYKDGQLHIRIRTKKEDIKRIVLHYGDPFIFAEDLYEASKKMDKVTTDDLFDYWQVSVSVGYARIQYLFELEDTKGQKVLYGDRGVVAYNKENLDFVMNGFKLPFIHEIDGCAVPDWVAQTVWYQIFPERFANGNPALSPEGVRPWDASIASQILDFFGGDLQGIIDHLDYLQELGITGLYLCPIFESPSNHKYDTIDYFEIDRHFGDKETFRQLVKEAHARGMKIMLDAVFNHIGYDSPQWQDVVKYGEDSIYKDWFHIKEFPVSSENLWNSRNLSYHAFAFAGYMPKLNTANPEVKDYLLKVATYWIEEFDIDAWRLDVANEIDHQFWRDFRKAVLVKKPDLYILGEIWHSSQPWLNGDEFHAVMNYPLSESIKDYFLRGHKETQRFIWEINSQSMYYRQQISEVMFNLLDSHDTERILTTAKGDLQSVKSALAFLYLQRGTPCIYYGTELALIGGPDPDCRRVMPWERVSADNDMLNFMKDLIQVRKEVAGMIQYGKGSLEEVEPDVVAVEWQHEGNMLKAYFNHSKKDFVLERGQADLISLGSISDNRLIIQPNGFVIYREDK